GCGGGGCAGGGTGATCTGGGGTGGACTGGTTGCGCACGATCAAGTGTGGGTGACGGGTGCGCACTCGGCTACCAGCCTGCAGACGGACCAACCGATCACGATAGGAGGACAGCCGCTGCCGGCAGGAAAGTATGCGCTGTTCACCATTCCGGGGGAGAAGGAGTGGACTGTTATCATCAACAGGAACTGGGAACAGCACCTGGCGGATGACTATTCGGAAGCAGAAGACGTGGTGCGCTTGACCGTGGAGCCTGAGACAACGACGCAGCACCAGGAGCGGCTGCGCTATGAGGTGGTGCCTCAGGGCCAGGATAAAGGTGCAGTTATAATGAATTGGGATAAGCTGAAGTTGACGCTCCCGGTGGGCGTATAGTATGCATGCTTGTGCTCGCGCTTTGAGTACGTCCTATCTTTTGCTTCCTGTTGAAGGCCGGTGTGCGGACGTAACTAATAGATTATTGTACTGTTATGTCGTACCCAGCCTTGCAGGCAAGTTTATTAAATTCTTAATTACTGCTGCTTTGAATCTGGTGTAAACACAGAGGCAACCGATGCGCATCTCAGCGGTCGGCTCCTCTTTCCTGTAGCAAAGTACACTTACCATGTATTGGGAGCGGCAATGCGTATGAACGGATGACGGTGTCGGTAGCTTTTATTTCGTGTTTGTCAGCCCTTCAGCCGGAGCCAGCCACTGCCCTCCAGCAGGGCGTTGCGCACCCGGCGCAGGTCATACAGGGCATGGGCATAGGCTTCTCCGGCGGTGCCCGGATCCGCTGCCAAGTATTCGGCCAGGGTGGTGTACGCCTGGTCCAGGGACTCTGCCAGGCCCAGGGGACCGTCATCGGCCATCACCGCCCGGAGCAGTGGGGCCGTGTCATAGGGCCGGTGGGGCGGGCATTCCTGCTGGAGCGGCGCGGAAGGAGTCCCGCCCGGTGTCGGAGGTGTGTTTTTCTCTTGCATGGCTTTCATAAAGTTAAGGCCGCTGTATCCATCCGAGAGCTCCTGTTCGTGCACATGTATGCCGCTGGTCCGCTAGAGGTTCACGCCTGCCTTAGGACCTGCTGGGACCTGTGCCGGGCTGATTTATTCCTGGATGACTAACTTGGCTGTTGCATTATAGGACATTGTGTATGATTAAAGATAAAAGGAGGTGACTTGACTGGCTAAGCTACCACTTACGGCATCATAACACAAGGTAGATTTTCGGCTTTTTGTAACACGGTCCATCTCCCTTCTATATGTCGTGAAGTCCCTTTATCGCGTGTAAATACACCTTGTTGGCCACGATAATGGCCATTTCTGCTTTCCATGTAACATCAGGGAGGTAGTGCAAAAGCGAGGGAAACTAAAAAAGCCGCCCGAAAACCCAACCTGTCCCAGGGGGCAAGTCGGTTCATCGAAGGACGTAGGGTTGCCCGGCAGCACCAGGCAACCCTTCCTTTTTCAGGCGGCCACGGCGGGCAACCCTTCCCTGTTTTCCGCCGCCTGCAGGCCCAGAATAAAGGTAGCCGCTTTGAAAGCCCTGGCGCTGGCGTAGACAAGCATTGTCCTGTCCGCCTTGAAAACACGCATCCAGCCCTGCAGGTAGGCAACGGAGTTATGGAACACTTCTTCCTTGATGCCGGTGAAGGCGCAGAGGAAAGAGGCGCCCATCTCGGCGATCAGCTCTTCTTTGCCGTAGTTCTCGTCTCCGAAGCGGCCGGCTTTCCCCTGATCCCTGAAGCGGTTGAGCCGGGCGGGGTGACCTGTGGCATGGATCAGCTCGTGGAACAGGGTGGCGTGGTAGGCTTGGGAGGAGTTAAAGCGCTTTCGTTCCGGCAGCTGTACCCTATCCGTTTCTGGGGCGTAGTAGGCCTGTAAACCACCGTGCGCGATGCGGGGCTGCGGCAGGGGAAAGTGCTCCACCACGCGCTGGCAGGCTGCCAATAGCTGCACCTCAGTGCGCTCCAGGGGAGCGGGCAGGGCAAAATCCACGCCTTCCACCTGGTCCAGGTTGAACACGGTCCAGATAAACGGAACGAACGTTTTGGCGTGCCCCTCCTTTTCCTCCTCCTCCTGGCCGGCAGCGCTTTTCCCCGCTTTCCCCTTACTGGTTTTCCAATAGATGACAGGGGTTCCCTTCTCGCCCTTCCGCACGTGCCCACCCAGCTCCTGCGCCTGTTTAAAGGTGAGGAAGTAGGGCGTGGTGAAATTTCTTTCTTCGGTGATGTAGTGAAGGTAAAAGGCGTTGAAGCCTTCGTAGTGCCTGCCGGAGAGGTAGTTCTTTGGTAGCCCATAAGAGGTCCATGGCTTCTGCCAGGGTACTTTTCCCTGCTCCAGCTGCGCCATTATTTCACTTGTTACCTGCTGCGCCAGTTGATCTAGCTTTTGATATGAGTTCATAGCGGTAAATGTTTAGGATTATCCAGTTTTCAATCGTTTCACTATGTAAAGCCTTTCCTGAAGCCCCTCCAGCTTAGCTTTTGCCTGCTCAGGGGTCCAGGTGAAGCGTACCAGGCAGATGGCGGCGGCCTCCCTGGAGGTCATTCGGCCGGTTCCCCTTAGCATCAGGATGGTATCCCAGAGAAGTGCTTGTGTCGTTTCGGCTGCCATGGCTCATACCTCCCACATTAGGTCCAGCGCAGCCATGTACCGCTTAGAGTCAGCGCGCTTCATGGCAACAAGGAAGTTCTTTGCCCATTGCTCGTTTTGGGTTCTTTCCTCTTCTTTAGAAGTGTTTGAGTAAATACATGCCCCATCGCGGCATATGCGGATCTGGCGTTGCTTCACCCGTCCGGTGCTGCCGATCTTTTTGAAGGTTCTGAAGCTCACGGTGTACTGGGAGACTTCAGTGACGTTGGTAGTAATCGATATTGCTTTCATAACTATGTTACATATATACAACATAAGAGATAAATAAAAAAGGCTCCTTGTGTGCCTCTTCTAATAGGTTATACGCTAAAAGTACTACCTATGTTTTATATATACAACATACAAATTAAAAAATTATGCTTTCCCTTTCTCCCATCTCTTGGTCTCGGTGGGGTAGCTTCTTATTTTAGAGATAGTCTTTTCCGGTGGGAATTCTTCCGTGTTGATATACCGCTTGGTTGAGCCGTCCGGCTGCGGTAACTCCTCGACTCCCAGCAACTCGTTTTTGATGCGGTTATTAATGGCCGTGGTAGACACCCCACACAGTTTAGCATACTGGTAGGGGCTCACATACTTAGTATACATTGGTTTGTCTGTGGCCATAGCAATAGGATCTTACGCAAATATATCCCGCTTGTTTTATATGTACAACATAAACATGGGAATTCTCTTTTTCTTCCCTTTTGTCTTTCTATACCAGGTGTCGGTGCTGTACAGGGCAGTGTTTACCACGGGAGAAGGGTGCTTACTTTGAGCAGGACAAAGAGGCAATCGGGCCACGTGATATTAAATGCCTGTTTGAAGAAGCCTTTATGTATGTTGCATAACTGATGATTACCCATCTTATACTGTCTACCCAAGGTTCCAGGTAATCAATGAGCGCGGGGCTTGCTTTGCTGCGGGTAGGGGAAGCCCTCTGTTTGATCAGCTGAAGCATGAAGATGAGCCATCTGAGGGCGCGCGCACGGGAGGCTCTCCGGCAAATTAGCATCATTTGGCGGAGTGCTGGACGGTGGGGAGCGAAGCTTGCGGGGGCTATTGCTTGGGCTTATCAGTTAGCCTTGTAGCTTAGCTCTTTGTTTACAGCATCCGAGTCCTGATCATACAGATAGGTGCTTTCGTCAATAACCTCCCCGTTTCGGCTAACTGTTATCTTCATGGCCATCGCGGCGGGAGCGTCGGCAACAGGGGAGAAGCCCACAGTGGTGCTGATGTCCAATTCGCCCACGCCCTCGGCCTCGTAGGAATAGCTGCCACCCTCCAGGTCCTCATTGTAGAGCACGGTCGGCATGGGCTCGCCGGTGTCGGTATCCTCGAAATCACCGCCGCTTATCCGGACAATTTTCGTGAACTTCTCATACCCGCCCGTTTGCTGCAGGTCCACACGGAAGGTAGCCGTTTCAGGCAGCGGATCACCGTGCTGGGAATCTTTGCAACCGGTAAGCACCAGGGCAAATAATAAAAGGGAGGGGAGACTGTAGCGTGTTTTCATGGTTTCAGGGATTATCGCTTGAACGAAGTAACGTTGGTAATCAGGATGCTATATGTTTACTGTGTTTCCATCACCTCCTGGCCGAAAAAACAGGTTTCAAGGGCGACAGGGACGGGTGAAGCATGTCGTTAAAGTCTTTCATGCCACGGGCTTTGTGCACGTGGAGGCCCGAGCGTACGCCTGATTCCCGCTCAAAGGCACTTAGGCTTAGCTTGGGTACGGGTAGCTCAAAGAGGCGGCCGCTCACATTGAACAGCAGGCTGTCGGACTGCTTCTTAAAGGAGGTTTCCCTGCCGGAGATGGCAGAGGCCAGCACGATGTCGTACACCCGGCCCTGGTAATCGTTGTCAAACAGCGTGTGCTTGGCCGCCAGTGGCCACTGCTCCAGCGCCAGCTTCACCTGGTGGCGGGCGATACCGCCGCCGAACGAAATAAACACGGAGGAGGCCAGGTCTATTTCCTTTCGCTTGAGTTGGTAGAAGCTCATGATGTCAATGGGGTTCTCCCCAAAGTAGACGTTGCGGGTGCGCGCCGGCGCGCCGGCGAAGTCCGCTATCCAGGAGCCGCTCCGGCGGTCCGAGCCGGCGGCTACGCTCTTGAATCCGTAGTTCCTTAGGTCATATCCCACCACCTCAGTGCTGCCCGCCCTGGTGAGCGGGAAGGCGATATTGGCATAGGATTTATCAGGTGCCTTTGCCGTATCCTTCACAAGGCGAAGGAAGGGAAGGAATTTCTCCACAGTCTCAGGTAAAAGCCCGCGCTCTTTGGTGAGGTAGTGGAGTCTTTCCAGGCTTACCGGCTCGGGTGCATAGCGGCTTGTTGTGAACGCCTTCGGTGGGGGAGGGGCAAAGAATGGTTTAACAGGCTGCGGCTCATGGGCAAGACGCGCGAGCACTTTGTTGATGCCTTCCGCCTGGGATTGGTATACTTCGTTGAACCTGGGGAGTCTGTTGGCTACAAAGTCAATCACAGAGCCCCGGTCTACACTGCCGTCCCGGTTAAAGTACAGCTGCCGGGCGCAGTCATGGGGATTGCTGATGATCACCGTGTCCCCGTCCGGGTGTTTGTACTCCAGACGGCGCTTCCCCTTCTGCAGGTTCACCTGGTAACCCAGCGACTCCGCCACCTGGGTGATGGGCACTTTCTCCCGAAATTCTCTGAAGGTAGTCATAGCTCACATGGTTTCAGCGCTTAGGGCCGGGCGGCTTCACCTCGCCCTCCGAGCGGCTGATTCCCTGCTGCGGCGTTTCCGCGCTGGCAGTAAAGCCCCTTGGCTGGGTCAGGTCCACGCGGGCCCGAATAATTTGGTTTGTATCTTTCGTCTCCAGCTCCACCACCTTGCCCTGGCGCAGCCGCTCCTTCTGATCGGCGGAGAGCACCACGTCCTTGATGGCGCTGGGTACTACGAAGTCGCGCACCCTGGCCCGGACGATTTCGTTTGTCTCGGGGTCAAGCTGAAAGAAGTGCTTCTCCGTTTCCCCGTTTTTGGCGGTGTGGTCGCGGAGCAGGAGCTCGCCCCGCTTGAGCTGCTCTATTTCCTTTTCAGTGGCACCGATGTCGTTTCGGACGTGCGCCCGCACTGGATGCACCTGTATCGAGAGGGAGTTGTCGGGGTTTCGGAAAAGCGAAAGCTTTACATCGGCCTCAACCCGCTGGCCGCCGCTAAGCTCCAGGTGGAGCGTCATCAGGCTTGTGCGGTTACCGGACAGCATGCTGGCAAGGTTTTCCGGCTTCATGTCCAGGACATCCTTCCTGCTTAGTCCCAACTTCTCAAACTGGGCATACGGTAAATCCTTTATGTCGAAATGCATATTTATTCTTATAACGTATATTAAAAATAAAAATATAAAAAACGAGCATAAATTAAGTAGGATATATCTAATTTATGTAAAAGGTCATGCTACAGCAGCATGTATCGCTGTGCGGTTTTCCTAGTTTATATAGCTATGTTAAAACTTTGTTTGATTTCGTTGCTGTTGTGCTGTGCCTGGCAGGCGCTCGGTCAGTTCAATACCGTCCGGAAGGTGAAGCGCTTGCCCTCCGTTGAGGTGATCCCGCCACCGGAGCAGGGATTCAGGTCGGATATCGCGGACCTTGCAGTGCCGGATAGCACCAGCCAAGCGAAGCTGGTGCTGACGCTCTCCATGCCCCTGCAGCGGCCTGTCACCAACAGTCCGTACGGGCAGCGGGCAGACCCGCTATCCGGCAAAATAGCCATGCACTGGGGAGTTGACTTCAGGGCCGACCGGGACACCGTGCTAGCCATTATGCCTGGCAGGGTGAAGGAGATCGGCTACAGCCGGGGGCTGGGCAACTATATCGAAGTGGAGCATGGGGCCTACAGCAGCGTTTACGGCCACCTTTCCCTAATTCTTGTACGGGAGTCGGCGGTGGTACCGGCTGGCGCGGCGCTGGCCATCACCGGCAGCACGGGCCGCAGCACAGGCGAGCACCTGCACTTTACCCTCAAGCACCGGGGACGAACGGTTAACCCCACCCCGTACCTAAATGCCATCTACCGCCGCATTGAAGGCGGCAGGCTATCGAACCAACCTTAAGAGCTTCTTCACCTCGCTGAACTGGTGGGAAATTTCGCCCTCCAACAGCGTAAGCTTCTCCAGGGCGATGTTGTTGTAAAGTGTCGTAGTGGGGTCCTGCGGCGGCATAACGATCTCAAAGGCATCGGTAAAAACGAACTTAACCTGGTGGGTGCTGCCGTAGAACTCGAAAACCTGCAGGAGCAGGTCGATACTGCCCCCCTTGCCGTTCTCCATCTTGGAAATCTGCGTTTGGCTCACGCCCATGGCGTCGGCAATGTTCTTCTGTGAGAGGCCCAGGGACGTGCGGAGAAAGATTAGCTTCTCGCCAATATCGGACAAGGTGATGTTCATATGGATATGGTCTTCATGCTTGAAAACGGGCTACAAGTGACGCGATGTCCCTGTTAATCCTGATAAAGTTGTTTTCAAGCTTGGCGGAACGGGAGGCGGCTGATCCAAATTTATAAAATATTGGCATATCCACGTATGCTTCCTCTTCTTTTAAAATACTTTTCAGGTCAAGGGCTATCTTACAGTTGTAGGTGGAGCTGACGTGCTGCCCATCGTAGACGGCATGGTCAAAGGCCACCTGCCCCACCAGCTCACCGGCACGCAGGTTGGCGATCTTGGAGGCCGGGATGAGCGAACCCATCTCCTCATTGATGCTGATGGAGGTGTGGTTGCGGTCAATGCTCAGTCCCTGCTTCTGCTGGCGCACCCGGCCGAATATCTTCTCCAGCCAGTCAAGTGTTTCCCTGTTCCTGACAGAGCCGGAGAGCACGTTTGCGGCCACCGAGCAGATTGTGTCTGCCGCTTCCCTGCCATACTGCTGGCGAAGCTGTGGAAGCTCCTGAAGGCCCAGCAGCACGGCTATCTTGTTGCTCCGGGCTGTGGCTATCAGGTTTTCGACCTTGTGTACGTAAAGGGTGGGCGACTCGTCCACAATCAAACCGCACGGGATATTGCCTTTGGAGTTGATGAGCTTGGTAAGCCGGTTTAGGATAAGGGCGTTGCAGGCGCTGTTGATGCTCTGGGTGGAGGGATCGTTGGCGATCACCAGCACCGACGGGGCCTCTGGGTTCGTGATCTTCAATTCAAAGTCATCCCCGCTTAGCACCCAGAATGTTTCCTTGGTGGCCAGGCGGCCTATGTTAATCTTGAGCGTACCGATCTGCCCCTCCAGCTGGTCAAATGCCTTGTTTATATAGGCAGTGCGGAAGGGGGAAAGCAAACTCATAAGCTGCGGCTCTGTAAAGAGCAGGTCGAATATCTCGTCATAGCCTTGGTTGATAAAGGCCATCACGTGCGGAAAGGTGGAGTAGCGGCCCCCATCGTGCCTGCTAAGAAAGAAGATGCAGCTGGCCAGGAAGTTTACGGCCGACTGCGTGAAGAACTGCGCCGCGCCCGATTCCTTGTCGTTCCTGGTGAGTGACTGCAGGAGCGCCTCGGCTGTCTCCGTGGCATCGGCCAGCGTGGGCAGGTACTCGGGCTTTAGCGGGTTAAAGCGGCGGCTGTGCTCGACGCTGTTGAAGTTCACCACATGGAACTTGTGCTGCTTCAGCACGCCCCGCTTCTTATTGACCAGGTAGTGATAATAGGCGATCCTGCCAAGGTCGGGAAACTTGAAGTCGTACACGGCCATCGAGAAGCCTTTGGCCAATAACTGCTTGATAAACGGGTTCACTACCGAGAAGGACTTACCGGATCCCGGCGTGCCGATCAGCAGCGTAGCCCGGAACGGGTTGACGATGTTGAGCCAGCCTTTGTTGATCTTGCGGCGGTAGTAGAAGTGCATCGGGATGTTGACCGAGTAGGGCGTTTCCATTAGCTTGCGGCTTTGCTCAAACGACTCATTCTCCACGTTGAACTTATCCTTTAGCAGGCCGCCCTGGATGTGCTTGGAGACATTATCGAGGGCCACATGGATAAGCACAGCCCCTATAAGCGAGAAAGCCATGTAGCCCGCCTCAAACACCGTCACGCCGTAAAGCAGCACGTCCGGCGTCACGTAGAAGTAGAATACCCCGGCTCCCAGGAACAGCCCAATGCCCAGCACCAGCGGCAGGAAGATGTGCTTTACCCGGCTATGGCTTAAACTCTTCTGCCCTTTGGTCCCGATGGATACGATCACGATCAACAGAAAGGTGAATGCTTTGGAGTAATAGATGTTGTCGTAGATCGGGATGCGACCCAGCTTCTCGAGCACTGGCGCCGCCACAGCAAGTACCGGGTGGTGTGAGAGGATAAGCACAGTAAACTCGGTAAACAGGGAAACATAGATAAGCCCCTGCAGGAAGGTGTACAGCTTCTTGATGTCGCTTGATTCGTCCATATGTTACTGTCTTTTTTACAGAGGGTAAAATAATATTATCTTGTAATCAGTTAGAATAAAGCGCTTACTTCTAAGGTGAGCGCTGTTTAGTGTTGGAAAGAGGAGCCCTCGGGTTCCTCTTTTTATGCCCGTCACCTGCTTCCGCTGTGGCGGTTCTTCTGCTCTTTCAGCAAATTCAGTATTTCCCGGTATCCCTTTTAAGTGTTTTCAGCTAGACGTTATCTTACTCGCGTTTAATTTCTTTGCATTGTGTTTTTTGAATTCGAAAGAAGGGAGTGGACATGGGGAAGTACTTCAAAATAAAACTAGAGCTTGATAATAGCTCGGCAGGGCTGTGGGCCCCTATTATGGCAAATAGTGCTGGCGAAGCTGTTGTAAAGGCAGATGAGCGGTGTTTTGGAACACCTTTTACAATTTGCGGTATGTCGGTTACAGAGATCGACATAATCGAGTACCGCAGTCTCCTCACAGAACCCGCCAAAAAGTATAACCTCTTCTCATTAGATGCCGCGTTCATGAACTATAAACTAGACACGGGGTACTGAAAGTTATAGCGTGTCAGCGTTAAGCACATCCCGGTAGTTCACCTTCATCGAGATCGTGCGGCCCGAGACCTGCTCCTCCGACACCTCCATGTTAAAGACCTTCTCATCTGGGAAGGTGAAGCGCTTGAAGACGTACACGTTGCGGTACTTGCGTTTGAAATTGTCCGCATCGTAGAGCGTAAACACCGGCTCCACCTCCAGCTGCTGAAAGTTGGTTGCCTTCAGCACCTTCCTGTCCTCAATCTTAAAGCGCACCTGGTCGATGGCGTAGGGGATGTTGGTGCGGTTCTTCATGGTCACGTCCACAAAGAAGTAGTCGCCCACCGTGTAAATGTTGTTGAGCTGCAGCTGCACCTTTTGCTTCGTAGCTGACACGTGGCGCATCTCGGGCCGCTGCTGGACGGCAAGCAGGGCAAAGCGCTGCATTTCCTCGTGGCTCATCGAGACGGCCGGGTTCAGGTACTCGTCGATGTTGGTGGGGTCGATCCTTACCTCTGAATCGGCTTTGGAGGGCGAGGCGGCATACACGAGCTTGTACTGGATCATAAACCTTTCGCCCACCACTGTCACCACACCCAGGGTAGGCTTGCCGTTCTTTGGTTTGATGCGAAGTATATTGGCAACGGGAATATCGCCTGCGACGTCATCGGTCGAGATGTCCACGTAGGTGATCGGCTCGGGGCTGACCAGGTGCGTGGAAATGTCCTTGTGCACGTAGAGCACCACCGGCTCTGCCTGCCCGAAACCAGCGTAGGAGAGGAGCAGCAGGGAGAATAGCGTTAGTAGCTGTTTCATATTACTTTTTTGCTTTGTTGTCAATCAGGTACACGACTGTGTTGTATTTGAGCCTGGCCTTATTCTTCCGGATAGACTTGCCCGCGGCCTGCGTGGCGGTCTGGGCCATGCGGTCCATCATCGCGTAAAGCATCTGCGCGGAGTTGTCGGGGTTGTCGCCGAAGGTGATGGACTGGCCGGAGGAGGCGTTGCTGCCCAGCTCCTTTGTGAAGTTCCGAAACTGCGAGTCGGGCACGTACAGGCCTTTCATCCCGTCATTGTCGTAGATACTCATGCGCACCGGCAGGATCTCATCGCCCACCAGTATGGAGCTCACAGTGACCTCCACGCGCTGGGCACTGAAGCCCGTCACGGTGCCGTAGAGGTAGCTGCCCTTGTCGATCTGAGTTTCCCCCACATAGATAGCATCCAGCAGCCTGACGCGAATCCTGCCCCCGTCACGCACCTTTAGCCCCTCATCCAGCATTGCCTTGATAAACTGCTCGTCATCGCTGCCGCCGACCGTGTTGAAGTAGGCGATGTTAGGATTTAGCGTCTTTCTTACGGCGAGTGCCTCCGGCTCCTTTGGCTCTGGTTTAGGGGCTGTTGCGGCTTTTCGCTCCGGCTCACTTCCGGCGCGGCCCAGGCTGTCGACATAGGCCATCTGCTCGCGGAACAGGCGCATTTCCTTCTCATAATCCGACTCTCTTTTCACGGCAGGCCTGCGTGCAGGCGCAGCGGTGTAGCGTTCCCGATCCTGCCGCTCCCCCACGCGCTCCATGAAGCCGGGAGAGGGCTTGTTGGATAGTATCTGGTTGTTGATGCTGTCGAGCATGGCCTGTTCCTCGGCGGTGTAGGCGCTGCCGTACGCGCGCTCCGCCTTGGTCTGCTCCAATCCCCGAATGGCCGAGTAGTCGGTGCGGTACTTGTGCTCCTGCTGCGAGGCGTTGAACTTGTCCATCACCGGGCGCTTGGCAAGGTTTGCGTCCGGCAGGGAGGTGTTGAGCGTCGTGGTGTCGGCCTGCATAACCGCCAGTTGCTCGTCTGTGCTCACCGGCTGGAAGGTGTCCAGGTACAGGTAGTTGAAGATGAACAGGAAAGGCAGTACGATAAGCGGCAGGATGTAGCGGCCGCTCTTGAAGTCAATCTTTCTCATGGATGATACGGTTTAGCTGTTGGTCCATATCCTTTAAAAATGCACTGTCGCGCGCTGTCAGGCTGTCGGGGTTGATGGCCTGCACCGCCGAGTAGAGGCGCAGCAGCTCCAGCATATCCGCCGTTGGCGCGGGCGTGGCGGGCTGTGCCTGGTGGAGTTGCCGGAAGATGCCATCGAGGGAGGAAGCTTCGCATTCCTTCCGGAAGAAAAGCAGCCACACAAGGCCCATGCCCATTACCGCGAACATCGCCGCGATCATAAAGCGCGGCCTCTGGTTGGCCCACCCCGCCGCTTTCTGCCTTTGGTTGCGGAGCCAGTTAAAAGCTTTTCTTCTCCACATAGTCCAGGTCTTTGTTGACGACTGTTTTCCAGTTCTTGATGAGGAGCCCGTGCGGGTTGTTCTCCGTGCGCGGCACGTCCTGCAGGTGGCCCTCGGTCACCAGTAGCCTGGTGGCGATGGAGGTGCTGCGCTCAATGCGCTGTCTGCCGTAGTAGCGGAAGTGGCGGTTCTCATCCACCTGCACGCTATCGGTTTTGATTGTCAGCACAGCGGAGCTTGCCAGTATGGAGTTGTAGTAGCCTTTCTCCTTGAGGTTGTTGTACTGGGCAAGCCCCGTATCGTCCACCAGGTACATGGCTTTGGAGAGGTTGGCCTTTATGTACTCATCATCGGGGGGCAGCGTGAAGAAAAGCAGGTGAAACATGTTCACGTGCGATTTGTACTCCACCATGCGGTTAGTGCCCTGCGCGCTCTGGCTCACCAGCACCGGCACGTTGTGGTCGAGCACGTAAATGTTCTTGCGCTGCTCGTTGACCAGGCTGTAGGCGAAAAAACACACCACGGCCACCAACACCACCGATGTGATGAAGCTGCCCACGCTCACGGCTAAGGCGAGCTTAATCTTCTTTTCTATGTTGTTGATCATGGCTTTGGGTTTTTACCTTGACATTTTGCGTATGGCCTTCCCGGCACCCCCGGCCACAGAGCCCAAGGCGCTGCCAATGCCGCTTGTGTTGATGATCCAGGTGGAGATGGCCGGGATGGTGAGCATGGCCAGCCCGCCCACAATCAGGCTCACGATGTAGAAGCTTATGTTTCCGGAAGGGTAGGAGACGTAGGCGATAAACATGTCCTCATTATCCATCACGGCCTTGAGAATCTCTATTTCCCGCATCAGCCCGTACTTGATGAGCACAAACGAAATGGACATGACGATATAGCCGATGGCCGAGTAAAGCCCCACCGAGATATAGCGGCCGATCCACGTCAGGTAAGCGTCCTGAAAGCCTGGCAGCACGCTCATGGCAAAGGAGAAGGGGCCCAGTATCACCAATATCCCGGCAAAGATGATCTGCAGGAAAAAAATGATGTAGGTGCAGACCTGAAATAGCAGGATAACAATGTACTCCACCACGCGCATCATTGTAAAATGCATCTTGGCCATGAGCATCAGGTAATAACCCTTCATCTTGTTGAACATCGGCTCCAGGTCAATCCCCATCGTTTCCATCCAGTCGCTTTCCTGCGTCTCGGCCTGCACCTGCTCAAACTCCGCGCTGGAGTCGGAGAGCTTCTTGGCCACGCTGTCCACCAGTGCCACCCGCTGCGTGTGCAGGTCCTGCACCTGGTCTATCTGGCCCTCATACATGGCTCTGGAGGAATCGTTCACCACAGTGAGAGGGAAGTTCACAGCGTCCACGAAACCGCCCCAGAACACGATCACAAGTGCCAGCGCGAAAGGGCGGAACAGGGCCATGTAGCGCAGCGGCTCGTCGCCCACCATCATCTTGTAAGCCTCCATGGCAAAGTAGAGCAGCATGAAGATGGCGGCCAGCGCCTGGGCGTCGGCAATGAAGCTGTCGGCAAGGTCGCGGATGTTGAGGAACAGCCCGTCGAACAGGTCGAAAATCGATTTGTCTATCAGTTCCCTCATCTACCGGCGGGCTTACGCTTTGTATCGGTTGCCTTTTTACTGTCGGCTTTCTTGGCTTTGCTGCGGGCCGCTTTCACGGCAGGCAGGCAACTAGTGGGTGCTTCCATGACTGGTCTTTCCATTACTCTGTAAGTTTGTTGGTTGTGTTAAAAAGGGTGATGATGCGGCGGTAATACCCGCGCAACTCGGTGAGATCCTTGAGGTAGCCCTGGAACGATTCCCCCTTGGCCGCGTCGTCCTCATAGGAGTCGATGGTTAATCCAATGTCTGTGTTGATGCGCTCGCGGTGCTCCATGAGCTTGAGCAGCATATCGGCCTTTACGCCCGCTTTCACGGCCTCCAGGTGCAGCAGGCTTAGCTGCCCGTTCAACTCGT
The nucleotide sequence above comes from Pontibacter akesuensis. Encoded proteins:
- a CDS encoding type IV secretory system conjugative DNA transfer family protein, with the translated sequence MDESSDIKKLYTFLQGLIYVSLFTEFTVLILSHHPVLAVAAPVLEKLGRIPIYDNIYYSKAFTFLLIVIVSIGTKGQKSLSHSRVKHIFLPLVLGIGLFLGAGVFYFYVTPDVLLYGVTVFEAGYMAFSLIGAVLIHVALDNVSKHIQGGLLKDKFNVENESFEQSRKLMETPYSVNIPMHFYYRRKINKGWLNIVNPFRATLLIGTPGSGKSFSVVNPFIKQLLAKGFSMAVYDFKFPDLGRIAYYHYLVNKKRGVLKQHKFHVVNFNSVEHSRRFNPLKPEYLPTLADATETAEALLQSLTRNDKESGAAQFFTQSAVNFLASCIFFLSRHDGGRYSTFPHVMAFINQGYDEIFDLLFTEPQLMSLLSPFRTAYINKAFDQLEGQIGTLKINIGRLATKETFWVLSGDDFELKITNPEAPSVLVIANDPSTQSINSACNALILNRLTKLINSKGNIPCGLIVDESPTLYVHKVENLIATARSNKIAVLLGLQELPQLRQQYGREAADTICSVAANVLSGSVRNRETLDWLEKIFGRVRQQKQGLSIDRNHTSISINEEMGSLIPASKIANLRAGELVGQVAFDHAVYDGQHVSSTYNCKIALDLKSILKEEEAYVDMPIFYKFGSAASRSAKLENNFIRINRDIASLVARFQA
- the traN gene encoding conjugative transposon protein TraN translates to MKQLLTLFSLLLLSYAGFGQAEPVVLYVHKDISTHLVSPEPITYVDISTDDVAGDIPVANILRIKPKNGKPTLGVVTVVGERFMIQYKLVYAASPSKADSEVRIDPTNIDEYLNPAVSMSHEEMQRFALLAVQQRPEMRHVSATKQKVQLQLNNIYTVGDYFFVDVTMKNRTNIPYAIDQVRFKIEDRKVLKATNFQQLEVEPVFTLYDADNFKRKYRNVYVFKRFTFPDEKVFNMEVSEEQVSGRTISMKVNYRDVLNADTL
- a CDS encoding conjugative transposon protein TraM yields the protein MRKIDFKSGRYILPLIVLPFLFIFNYLYLDTFQPVSTDEQLAVMQADTTTLNTSLPDANLAKRPVMDKFNASQQEHKYRTDYSAIRGLEQTKAERAYGSAYTAEEQAMLDSINNQILSNKPSPGFMERVGERQDRERYTAAPARRPAVKRESDYEKEMRLFREQMAYVDSLGRAGSEPERKAATAPKPEPKEPEALAVRKTLNPNIAYFNTVGGSDDEQFIKAMLDEGLKVRDGGRIRVRLLDAIYVGETQIDKGSYLYGTVTGFSAQRVEVTVSSILVGDEILPVRMSIYDNDGMKGLYVPDSQFRNFTKELGSNASSGQSITFGDNPDNSAQMLYAMMDRMAQTATQAAGKSIRKNKARLKYNTVVYLIDNKAKK
- the traK gene encoding conjugative transposon protein TraK, translating into MINNIEKKIKLALAVSVGSFITSVVLVAVVCFFAYSLVNEQRKNIYVLDHNVPVLVSQSAQGTNRMVEYKSHVNMFHLLFFTLPPDDEYIKANLSKAMYLVDDTGLAQYNNLKEKGYYNSILASSAVLTIKTDSVQVDENRHFRYYGRQRIERSTSIATRLLVTEGHLQDVPRTENNPHGLLIKNWKTVVNKDLDYVEKKSF
- a CDS encoding plasmid transfer protein yields the protein MRELIDKSIFDLFDGLFLNIRDLADSFIADAQALAAIFMLLYFAMEAYKMMVGDEPLRYMALFRPFALALVIVFWGGFVDAVNFPLTVVNDSSRAMYEGQIDQVQDLHTQRVALVDSVAKKLSDSSAEFEQVQAETQESDWMETMGIDLEPMFNKMKGYYLMLMAKMHFTMMRVVEYIVILLFQVCTYIIFFLQIIFAGILVILGPFSFAMSVLPGFQDAYLTWIGRYISVGLYSAIGYIVMSISFVLIKYGLMREIEILKAVMDNEDMFIAYVSYPSGNISFYIVSLIVGGLAMLTIPAISTWIINTSGIGSALGSVAGGAGKAIRKMSR